The Streptomyces sp. V4I8 genome includes the window CGAGCGGTCTTGACCGGTGCGTGAAGCTGGGTGCGCGGCGGATCGTCGTCCTGCCCTACTTCCTGTTCCCGGGCGTCCTGCCGGAGCGGGTGCGGGACCAGACCGAGGGCTGGGCGGAGGCGCACCCGGAGACCGAGGTGCGGTCGGCGGACGTCATCGGTCCGGTGCCGGAGCTGCTGGACCTGGTGATGGAGCGGTACGAGGAGGCGGTCAAAGGCGACCACGACCGTCATGACCGGCACAGTCATGACCAGCACGGACATCACGATCACGGACACCGGCAGCAGGGAACCCACTCCCATGCAGACACCCATGCACACTGAAGCACACGACCTTCGGCACCACGGCGACGCCGAGGTCCGCGACGACGGTTCGGCGCTCGTCGACCTCGCCGTGAACGTCCGCGCGGACACCCCGCCCGCCTGGTTGCGGGAGCGGATCGCCGCTTCGCTGGGCTCCCTCGCGGCCTACCCGGACGGGCGGGCGGCGCGGGCGGCGGTGGCGGTTCGGCACGGGCTGCCCTCGGAGCGGGTGCTGCTGACGGCGGGGGCGGCGGAGGCGTTCGTGCTGCTGGCACGGGCGCTGAAGGTGAGCCGGCCGGTCGTCGTGCACCCGCAGTTCACGGAGCCGGAGGCGGCCCTGCGGGACGCGGGCCACAGCGTCGACCGGGTGCTGCTGCGGGAGGAGGACGGCTTCCGGCTCGACCCGGCGGCCGTCCCGGAGGACGCCGACCTGGTGGTCATCGGCAATCCCACGAACCCGACCTCCGTGCTGCACCCAGCCGCGTCCATCGCCGAACTCGCCCGTCCCGGGCGGACGTTGGTGGTGGACGAGGCGTTCATGGACGCGGTGCCGGGTGAACGGGAGGCGCTCGCCGGGCGGACGGACGTGCCGGGTCTGGTGGTGCTGCGCAGCCTGACCAAGACGTGGGGCCTGGCCGGGCTGCGGATCGGCTATGTCCTGGCCGCCCCCGACACCATCGCCGACCTGGAGCGCGCCCAGCCGCTGTGGCCCGTCTCCACGCCCGCGCTCGCCGCCGCCGAGACCTGCGTGGCACCGCAGGCCCTGGCTGAGGCGGCCCACGCGGCCCACCGCATCGCCGCCGACCGGGCCCATCTCGTCGCCGGGCTGGGCGGGTTCGCCTCGGCCGGACTCCGGGTCGTGGAGCCCGCCGAGGGTCCCTTCGTCCTCGTACGACTGCCGAGGGCGGCCGCCGTACGCCACCATCTGCGCGAACTCGGGTTCGCGGTGCGGCGCGGGGACACCTTCCCCGGGCTGGGCGAGGAGTGGCTGCGGCTGGCCGTGCGGGACCGGGCGACGGTCAGCCGGTTCCTGGAGGCGCTGGACCAGGCGATGGCTCTGACACGTCGCTGAGCCCGGCCGGCACCCGCTCCAGGGTGCCGTCCGGGAAGCGGACCTCCACGGTGCCGTCCACGGCGACGGTCGCGCTCGCTCCCGTGAGCGAGGTGCGCGGGTCGGCGCTCAGCACGACGAGCGTGACCAACAGCGGGGGTGCTTGCGGGAGTTGGAGCACCGGGGTCGCCGAGTGGTGGCCCACGGCGTTCGTGCCGACGGCACGCACGACCGATGCCTCGGCGTCGTCCCAGCCGTGGAGGCCGACGAGCGTGCTGGTCAGTCCGTCCGCGCGGCGGGCCACCGCCCGGGCGGGTCCGGTTCGCGCGTCCGGGGCCGCCGTGTCGTCGGCCACCGCCCAACCGCCCTCCCGCACGGGCGTGTCGGCCGGTACGTCGAGGCGGTGCACCCGTACCTCCCACGCGCCGCGCACCAGACTGACGGTCTCGATACGGCCCTCCTGCCAGGACCCCGCCCGCCCGTCTGCGGCGTCCAGGGGATGGATGCGCCCGCGCGGGGAGGGCGTGCCGTCGGGGGCCAGGAGCGCGATGTGGTTGTCGGCTCCGAGGGCTCCGGGGCCGGAGGTTTCGGGGGCGGGGGTTTCAGGGGCGGTCGCGCTGGAGTAGGCGAACCGGGCGTAGTGGGGGCTGTCGTCGTCCGTCGCGGGCTGGGGC containing:
- the cobC gene encoding Rv2231c family pyridoxal phosphate-dependent protein CobC produces the protein MHTEAHDLRHHGDAEVRDDGSALVDLAVNVRADTPPAWLRERIAASLGSLAAYPDGRAARAAVAVRHGLPSERVLLTAGAAEAFVLLARALKVSRPVVVHPQFTEPEAALRDAGHSVDRVLLREEDGFRLDPAAVPEDADLVVIGNPTNPTSVLHPAASIAELARPGRTLVVDEAFMDAVPGEREALAGRTDVPGLVVLRSLTKTWGLAGLRIGYVLAAPDTIADLERAQPLWPVSTPALAAAETCVAPQALAEAAHAAHRIAADRAHLVAGLGGFASAGLRVVEPAEGPFVLVRLPRAAAVRHHLRELGFAVRRGDTFPGLGEEWLRLAVRDRATVSRFLEALDQAMALTRR